In Drosophila innubila isolate TH190305 chromosome 2R unlocalized genomic scaffold, UK_Dinn_1.0 1_C_2R, whole genome shotgun sequence, the following are encoded in one genomic region:
- the LOC117785701 gene encoding alpha-amylase 1 codes for MFLTKGLICIAFLALLANAQFSPNYVNGRNGMVHLFEWKWDDIAAECENFLGPYGFAGVQVSPVNENAVINSRPWWERYQPISYKLTTRSGNEQQFASMVRRCNNAGVRTYVDVVFNHMAANGGTRGTGGSTADPGSKSFPAVPFSALDFNPTCGITNYNDPANVRNCELVGLRDLNQGNSWVRDRIVDFLNHLTDLGVAGFRVDAAKHMWPGDLAAIYGRLKNLNTGHGFSSGAKPYIFQEVIDLGGEAIKKSEYTGMGAVTEFRHSDSIGKVFRGKDKLRYLNNWGTSWGFAASDRSLVFVDNHDNQRGHGAGGADVLTYKVPKQYKMASAFMLAHPFGTPRVMSSFAFSNPDQGPPTTDGQNIASPRFNSDKSCSGGWVCEHRWRQIYNMVGFRNAVGTAQLQNWWDNGSNQISFSRGNRGFVAFNNDNYDMNSSLQTGLPAGSYCDVISGQKNGSSCSGKTIVVGSDGRANISIRKAEEDGVVAIHINAKL; via the exons atgtttCTGACCAAAGGTCTCATCTGTATTGCCTTTTTGGCGCTTTTGGCCAATGCCCAGTTCTCTCCCAACTATGTGAATGGACGCAATGGCATGGTCCATTTGTTCGAGTGGAAATGGGATGACATTGCCGCCGAGTGCGAGAATTTCCTGGGACCCTACGGCTTTGCTGGTGTGCAG GTGTCCCCCGTCAATGAGAATGCCGTGATTAACAGTCGCCCTTGGTGGGAGCGTTATCAGCCCATCTCCTACAAGCTGACAACTCGGTCGGGCAACGAGCAACAGTTCGCCAGCATGGTGAGACGTTGCAACAATGCCGGAGTGCGCACCTATGTGGATGTTGTGTTCAATCATATGGCCGCCAATGGTGGCACTCGTGGCACTGGCGGCAGCACAGCTGATCCGGGCTCCAAGAGCTTCCCCGCTGTGCCCTTCTCCGCGCTGGACTTTAATCCGACCTGTGGCATTACCAACTATAATGATCCCGCCAATGTGCGCAATTGCGAGCTTGTTGGTCTGCGTGATTTGAACCAGGGCAACTCTTGGGTGCGTGACAGAATTGTGGATTTCCTGAACCATTTGACGGATCTGGGTGTTGCCGGTTTCCGTGTGGATGCCGCCAAGCACATGTGGCCTGGAGATTTGGCCGCCATCTATGGACGCCTGAAGAATCTGAACACTGGACATGGCTTCAGCTCGGGCGCCAAGCCCTACATCTTCCAGGAGGTCATCGATCTGGGTGGCGAGGCCATCAAGAAGTCCGAGTATACGGGCATGGGTGCCGTCACCGAGTTCCGTCACTCCGACTCCATTGGCAAGGTGTTCCGCGGCAAGGATAAGTTGCGCTATTTGAACAACTGGGGCACCTCCTGGGGATTCGCTGCCTCCGATCGTTCGCTGGTGTTTGTGGACAACCATGATAACCAGCGTGGTCATGGTGCCGGTGGTGCCGATGTGCTCACCTACAAGGTGCCCAAGCAATACAAAATGGCCTCCGCCTTCATGTTGGCCCATCCCTTCGGCACGCCCCGTGTGATGTCGTCCTTCGCCTTCAGCAACCCCGACCAGGGACCACCGACCACCGATGGCCAGAACATTGCCTCGCCCAGATTCAACAGCGATAAATCCTGCAGCGGCGGTTGGGTTTGTGAGCATCGTTGGCGTCAGATCTACAACATGGTGGGCTTTAGGAATGCCGTGGGAACCGCTCAGCTGCAGAACTGGTGGGATAATGGCAGCAATCAGATCTCCTTCAGTCGTGGCAATCGCGGCTTTGTCGCCttcaacaacgacaactacgATATGAACAGTTCCCTGCAAACTGGTCTGCCAGCTGGCTCCTACTGCGATGTCATCTCTGGCCAGAAGAACGGCTCCAGCTGCTCCGGCAAGACCATCGTTGTTGGCTCCGATGGCCGTGCAAATATCTCCATTCGCAAAGCCGAGGAAGATGGTGTCGTTGCCATTCATATCAATGCCAAGCTGTAA
- the LOC117785704 gene encoding uncharacterized protein LOC117785704 codes for MANPCRWCNISSSFLLEANVIILALGCVFMVDLYNHFHLKRNTLPHINTSLNICLSVRLFIIRSLTIVGYLSSGIMGIIIARSLTIFKFASYVLLNCMTLIFTLAIGLSQYVYKADGRYYSNMMLHDLWTKNHIEPLEALFDCCGKHGAIDYEIANRTWSKASCCELPNCEGCENMFFEFLNSLEMEIARDNIILFVFLFIALLLIIVHYMNLQLDVDPYVSEDEDDIESDSDSSSLKHKP; via the coding sequence ATGGCCAATCCTTGTCGCTGGTGCAACATATCCTCTAGCTTTCTGCTGGAGGCCAACGTAATAATATTGGCATTGGGCTGTGTCTTTATGGTGGACCTCTACAATCATTTCCATTTGAAGCGTAACACATTGCCGCACATTAACACATCCCTGAATATATGCCTGAGTGTTCGACTTTTCATTATTCGCAGCCTCACCATTGTGGGTTATCTATCGAGTGGCATAATGGGCATAATTATTGCCAGATCGCTGACAATCTTCAAATTTGCCAGCTATGTGCTGCTGAATTGTATGACGCTGATCTTCACATTGGCGATCGGACTATCACAGTATGTTTATAAGGCGGATGGCAGATACTACTCCAACATGATGTTGCATGATCTGTGGACGAAGAATCATATTGAGCCGCTGGAGGCTCTATTCGATTGTTGTGGCAAGCATGGTGCTATCGATTATGAGATTGCCAATCGCACATGGTCGAAGGCATCCTGCTGTGAGTTGCCCAATTGTGAGGGCTGTGAGAATATGTTCTTTGAGTTCCTCAACTCCTTAGAGATGGAGATTGCACGTGacaatatcattttatttgtgtttctcTTCATTGCCTTGCTGCTGATTATAGTGCACTATATGAATTTGCAGCTGGATGTGGATCCTTATGTATCTGAGGATGAAGATGATATCGAATCGGATTCGGATTCATCTTCGTTGAAGCATAAGCCATGA